Proteins encoded within one genomic window of Anopheles gambiae chromosome 3, idAnoGambNW_F1_1, whole genome shotgun sequence:
- the LOC1277731 gene encoding AP-1 complex subunit gamma-1 isoform X2, with protein sequence MNASDHGFNPAFNMATIRQAINETIERVRIPTPTRLRDLIRQIRAARTAAEERAVVNRECAYIRSTFREEDSVWRCRNIAKLLYIHMLGYPAHFGQLECLKLTASPRFTDKRIGYLGAMLLLDERQDVHLLITNCLKNDLNSPTQFVVGLALCTLGAIASPEMARDLAGEVEKLMRSPNAYIRKKAALCAFRIIKRVPELMEIFLPATRSLLNEKNHGILIAGVTLITEMCEKSSDTLNHFKKIVPNLVRILKNLILAGYSPEHDVSGVSDPFLQVKILRLLRILGHNDPDASEAMNDILAQVATNTETSKNVGNTILYETVLSIMDIKSEGGLRVLAVNILGRFLLNSDKNIRYVALNTLLRTVHADISAVQRHRTTILECLKDPDVSIRRRAMELSFALINSQNIRAMSKELLVFLEKADPEFKAQCSSRMVHVAERYATSIRWRLDTLLSVLIAAGNYVRDDVVSSTIHLILNSPPEEQAYIGLRLWSSVHNVANSEEKQPLLQVAVWTIGEYGDLLLSSERIEDVEIPAEHQLVDIYQRLLWSTSVSTTTKQYALVSLAKLSTRIRTKEEETRVKQMIEAFGSHLNIDLQQRGVEFAQLFRDYSHLRPALLEKMPKIQKTLPNGTDAEGGGFDDQQPTIDLIEGGDDGDSSLMINTSGGMVGKMGSDSRALLDLLGGGDDPIDGLALTPTADVLISGSTTATTNGKSGVGGAPLPPTTGNNQDLLDLLGSLDMPASTPPAAVNSSLGASTPVLGGIGLDLNSLNDNSIKNGTGGPNLLANSSSFGGLDNLLNSNLSPTTMPAMLPGLGSPLGSGLGSLTSPTSPTGLVSTNGTTGSLFSDFSAAVINNNDEHAKLLTALDKNGILVQLSAKHTGGALQILMTATNNSLTTLEQYLFQAAVPRSFSLQMLSPSGSTLPPGGTITQEMRVTSTAKATLRMRLRISYQSDGNPVQEQTEVSGFPEEPTE encoded by the exons GTTCAATCCAGCGTTTAACATGGCCACGATACGACAAGCGATCAACGAAACGATAGAACGAG TACGGATCCCGACACCGACCCGCCTGCGCGATCTCATCCGACAGATTCGGGCCGCCCGGACGGCGGCCGAGGAGCGGGCGGTGGTGAACCGCGAGTGCGCCTACATCCGCAGCACCTTCCGCGAGGAGGACTCGGTCTGGCGGTGTCGCAACATTGCCAAGCTGCTGTACATACACATGCTCGGCTATCCGGCCCACTTCGGCCAGCTCGAGTGTCTGAAGCTGACGGCCAGCCCGCGGTTCACCGACAAGCGGATCGGCTATCTCGgcgcgatgctgctgctggacgagcGGCAGGACGTCCATCTGCTGATTACCAACTGTTTGAAGAA TGACCTCAACAGTCCGACACAGTTCGTCGTGGGGCTGGCGCTCTGTACGCTCGGTGCGATCGCGTCCCCGGAGATGGCCCGGGACTTGGCAGGCGAGGTGGAAAAGCTAATGCGCTCGCCGAACGCGTACATCCGGAAAAAGGCCGCCCTGTGCGCGTTCCGGATCATCAAGCGGGTGCCGGAGCTGATGGAAATCTTTCTTCCGGCGACCCGGTCGCTGCTGAACGAGAAAAATCACG GAATTTTAATCGCTGGCGTCACACTCATCACGGAGATGTGCGAAAAGAGTTCCGACACGCTGAATCACTTTAAAAAG ATTGTGCCGAATCTGGTGCGAATCCTGAAAAATCTGATACTGGCTGGCTACTCGCCGGAGCACGACGTGAGCGGCGTTAGTGATCCATTCCTGCAG GTGAAAATCTTACGTCTGCTAAGAATCCTCGGACACAACGATCCGGACGCGTCGGAAGCGATGAACGACATACTGGCACAGGTGGCAACCAACACGGAGACGAGCAAAAACGTGGGCAACACTATCCTCTACGAGACGGTGCTTTCCATTATGGATATCAA ATCCGAAGGTGGCCTTCGTGTGCTGGCGGTGAACATACTCGGCCGGTTCCTGCTGAACAGCGACAAGAACATCCGGTACGTCGCGCTGAACACGCTGCTGCGGACGGTGCACGCGGACATCTCGGCGGTGCAGCGGCACCGCACCACGATACTGGAGTGCCTGAAGGATCCGGACGTCTCGATCAGGCGGCGAGCGATGGAGCTCTCGTTTGCGCTGATCAACTCGCAAAACATACGCGCCATGTCGAAGGAGCTGCTCGTGTTTCTCGAGAAGGCGGACCCGGAGTTTAAGGCGCAGTGCAGCAGCCGCATGGTGCACGTGGCGGAGCGGTACGCCACCTCGATTCGCTGGCGGTTGGACACGCTGCTCAGCGTGCTGATAGCG GCTGGCAATTATGTGCGCGATGACGTGGTGTCGTCTACGATTCATCTCATTCTCAACAGTCCACCGGAGGAACAGGCGTACATCGGGCTGCGTCTCTGGAGCTCGGTGCACAATGTGGCCAACTCGGAGGAAAAACAGCCGCTGCTGCAGGTGGCCGTGTGGACGATCGGAGAGTACGGCGATCTGTTGCTCAGCTCGGAAAGAATCGAAG ATGTTGAAATCCCTGCAGAACATCAGCTGGTCGATATCTATCAGCGGCTGCTCTGGTCTACCTCGGtttcgacgacgacgaaacaGTACGCTCTGGTGTCGCTGGCCAAGCTGAGCACACGCATCCGCACGAAGGAAGA AGAGACACGCGTGAAGCAAATGATCGAAGCGTTCGGTTCCCATCTGAACATCGATCTGCAGCAGCGAGGCGTCGAGTTTGCGCAGCTCTTCCGCGACTATAGCCATCTGCGGCCGGCACTGCTCGAGAAGATGCCGAAGATACAGAAAACGCTTCCAAATGGCACGGACGCTGAGGGCGGTGGCTTTGACGATCAGCAACCCACCATCGACCTGATCGAGGGTGGTGATGACGGTGACTCCTCGCTGATGATCAACACCTCCGGTGGTATGGTTGGCAAGATGGGATCGGATTCG CGCGCCCTGCTCGATCTGCTCGGTGGAGGGGACGATCCGATCGATGGGCTGGCCCTGACGCCGACCGCCGATGTGCTCATTTCCGGCAGCACAACCGCCACCACGAACGGCAAATCGGGGGTCGGCGGTGCACCGCTACCCCCCACGACCGGCAACAATCAGGATTTGCTCGATCTGCTCGGCAGTCTCGATATGCCGGCCAGCACACCGCCGGCCGCTGTCAATTCGTCGCTCGGCGCCAGCACACCGGTGCTCGGCGGTATCGGGCTCGATTTGAACAGCCTGAATGACAATAGCATCAAGAACGGTACCGGCGGACCGAACCTGCTGGCCAACTCTTCCTCCTTCGGTGGGCTCGACAATCTGCTAAACTCCAACCTGTCGCCAACGACGATGCCGGCGATGCTGCCGGGGCTGGGCTCGCCGCTCGGCAGTGGACTGGGCAGCCTTACCAGCCCCACCTCACCGACGGGGCTCGTGAGTACGAACGGCACGACCGGCAGTTTGTTTAGCGATTTTTCGGCGGCAGTTATCAACAACAACGAT GAACATGCCAAACTGTTGACGGCGCTGGATAAAAATGGTATCCTGGTGCAACTGTCCGCGAAGCATACGGGCGGTGCATTGCAGATCCTGATGACGGCGACCAACAATTCGCTCACCACCCTCGAGCAGTATCTTTTCCAG GCGGCCGTTCCGAGAAGCTTCTCGCTGCAGATGCTCTCCCCATCGGGCTCTACGTTACCGCCCGGTGGAACGATAACGCAGGAAATGCGTGTTACTAGCACAGCTAAG GCAACGCTAAGGATGCGTCTGCGAATATCGTACCAGTCGGACGGCAACCCGGTGCAGGAGCAAACCGAGGTATCCGGCTTCCCGGAGGAACCTACCGAATGA
- the LOC1277731 gene encoding AP-1 complex subunit gamma-1 isoform X4 — translation MNASDHGFNPAFNMATIRQAINETIERVRIPTPTRLRDLIRQIRAARTAAEERAVVNRECAYIRSTFREEDSVWRCRNIAKLLYIHMLGYPAHFGQLECLKLTASPRFTDKRIGYLGAMLLLDERQDVHLLITNCLKNDLNSPTQFVVGLALCTLGAIASPEMARDLAGEVEKLMRSPNAYIRKKAALCAFRIIKRVPELMEIFLPATRSLLNEKNHGILIAGVTLITEMCEKSSDTLNHFKKIVPNLVRILKNLILAGYSPEHDVSGVSDPFLQVKILRLLRILGHNDPDASEAMNDILAQVATNTETSKNVGNTILYETVLSIMDIKSEGGLRVLAVNILGRFLLNSDKNIRYVALNTLLRTVHADISAVQRHRTTILECLKDPDVSIRRRAMELSFALINSQNIRAMSKELLVFLEKADPEFKAQCSSRMVHVAERYATSIRWRLDTLLSVLIAAGNYVRDDVVSSTIHLILNSPPEEQAYIGLRLWSSVHNVANSEEKQPLLQVAVWTIGEYGDLLLSSERIEEHQLVDIYQRLLWSTSVSTTTKQYALVSLAKLSTRIRTKEEETRVKQMIEAFGSHLNIDLQQRGVEFAQLFRDYSHLRPALLEKMPKIQKTLPNGTDAEGGGFDDQQPTIDLIEGGDDGDSSLMINTSGGMVGKMGSDSRALLDLLGGGDDPIDGLALTPTADVLISGSTTATTNGKSGVGGAPLPPTTGNNQDLLDLLGSLDMPASTPPAAVNSSLGASTPVLGGIGLDLNSLNDNSIKNGTGGPNLLANSSSFGGLDNLLNSNLSPTTMPAMLPGLGSPLGSGLGSLTSPTSPTGLVSTNGTTGSLFSDFSAAVINNNDEHAKLLTALDKNGILVQLSAKHTGGALQILMTATNNSLTTLEQYLFQAAVPRSFSLQMLSPSGSTLPPGGTITQEMRVTSTAKATLRMRLRISYQSDGNPVQEQTEVSGFPEEPTE, via the exons GTTCAATCCAGCGTTTAACATGGCCACGATACGACAAGCGATCAACGAAACGATAGAACGAG TACGGATCCCGACACCGACCCGCCTGCGCGATCTCATCCGACAGATTCGGGCCGCCCGGACGGCGGCCGAGGAGCGGGCGGTGGTGAACCGCGAGTGCGCCTACATCCGCAGCACCTTCCGCGAGGAGGACTCGGTCTGGCGGTGTCGCAACATTGCCAAGCTGCTGTACATACACATGCTCGGCTATCCGGCCCACTTCGGCCAGCTCGAGTGTCTGAAGCTGACGGCCAGCCCGCGGTTCACCGACAAGCGGATCGGCTATCTCGgcgcgatgctgctgctggacgagcGGCAGGACGTCCATCTGCTGATTACCAACTGTTTGAAGAA TGACCTCAACAGTCCGACACAGTTCGTCGTGGGGCTGGCGCTCTGTACGCTCGGTGCGATCGCGTCCCCGGAGATGGCCCGGGACTTGGCAGGCGAGGTGGAAAAGCTAATGCGCTCGCCGAACGCGTACATCCGGAAAAAGGCCGCCCTGTGCGCGTTCCGGATCATCAAGCGGGTGCCGGAGCTGATGGAAATCTTTCTTCCGGCGACCCGGTCGCTGCTGAACGAGAAAAATCACG GAATTTTAATCGCTGGCGTCACACTCATCACGGAGATGTGCGAAAAGAGTTCCGACACGCTGAATCACTTTAAAAAG ATTGTGCCGAATCTGGTGCGAATCCTGAAAAATCTGATACTGGCTGGCTACTCGCCGGAGCACGACGTGAGCGGCGTTAGTGATCCATTCCTGCAG GTGAAAATCTTACGTCTGCTAAGAATCCTCGGACACAACGATCCGGACGCGTCGGAAGCGATGAACGACATACTGGCACAGGTGGCAACCAACACGGAGACGAGCAAAAACGTGGGCAACACTATCCTCTACGAGACGGTGCTTTCCATTATGGATATCAA ATCCGAAGGTGGCCTTCGTGTGCTGGCGGTGAACATACTCGGCCGGTTCCTGCTGAACAGCGACAAGAACATCCGGTACGTCGCGCTGAACACGCTGCTGCGGACGGTGCACGCGGACATCTCGGCGGTGCAGCGGCACCGCACCACGATACTGGAGTGCCTGAAGGATCCGGACGTCTCGATCAGGCGGCGAGCGATGGAGCTCTCGTTTGCGCTGATCAACTCGCAAAACATACGCGCCATGTCGAAGGAGCTGCTCGTGTTTCTCGAGAAGGCGGACCCGGAGTTTAAGGCGCAGTGCAGCAGCCGCATGGTGCACGTGGCGGAGCGGTACGCCACCTCGATTCGCTGGCGGTTGGACACGCTGCTCAGCGTGCTGATAGCG GCTGGCAATTATGTGCGCGATGACGTGGTGTCGTCTACGATTCATCTCATTCTCAACAGTCCACCGGAGGAACAGGCGTACATCGGGCTGCGTCTCTGGAGCTCGGTGCACAATGTGGCCAACTCGGAGGAAAAACAGCCGCTGCTGCAGGTGGCCGTGTGGACGATCGGAGAGTACGGCGATCTGTTGCTCAGCTCGGAAAGAATCGAAG AACATCAGCTGGTCGATATCTATCAGCGGCTGCTCTGGTCTACCTCGGtttcgacgacgacgaaacaGTACGCTCTGGTGTCGCTGGCCAAGCTGAGCACACGCATCCGCACGAAGGAAGA AGAGACACGCGTGAAGCAAATGATCGAAGCGTTCGGTTCCCATCTGAACATCGATCTGCAGCAGCGAGGCGTCGAGTTTGCGCAGCTCTTCCGCGACTATAGCCATCTGCGGCCGGCACTGCTCGAGAAGATGCCGAAGATACAGAAAACGCTTCCAAATGGCACGGACGCTGAGGGCGGTGGCTTTGACGATCAGCAACCCACCATCGACCTGATCGAGGGTGGTGATGACGGTGACTCCTCGCTGATGATCAACACCTCCGGTGGTATGGTTGGCAAGATGGGATCGGATTCG CGCGCCCTGCTCGATCTGCTCGGTGGAGGGGACGATCCGATCGATGGGCTGGCCCTGACGCCGACCGCCGATGTGCTCATTTCCGGCAGCACAACCGCCACCACGAACGGCAAATCGGGGGTCGGCGGTGCACCGCTACCCCCCACGACCGGCAACAATCAGGATTTGCTCGATCTGCTCGGCAGTCTCGATATGCCGGCCAGCACACCGCCGGCCGCTGTCAATTCGTCGCTCGGCGCCAGCACACCGGTGCTCGGCGGTATCGGGCTCGATTTGAACAGCCTGAATGACAATAGCATCAAGAACGGTACCGGCGGACCGAACCTGCTGGCCAACTCTTCCTCCTTCGGTGGGCTCGACAATCTGCTAAACTCCAACCTGTCGCCAACGACGATGCCGGCGATGCTGCCGGGGCTGGGCTCGCCGCTCGGCAGTGGACTGGGCAGCCTTACCAGCCCCACCTCACCGACGGGGCTCGTGAGTACGAACGGCACGACCGGCAGTTTGTTTAGCGATTTTTCGGCGGCAGTTATCAACAACAACGAT GAACATGCCAAACTGTTGACGGCGCTGGATAAAAATGGTATCCTGGTGCAACTGTCCGCGAAGCATACGGGCGGTGCATTGCAGATCCTGATGACGGCGACCAACAATTCGCTCACCACCCTCGAGCAGTATCTTTTCCAG GCGGCCGTTCCGAGAAGCTTCTCGCTGCAGATGCTCTCCCCATCGGGCTCTACGTTACCGCCCGGTGGAACGATAACGCAGGAAATGCGTGTTACTAGCACAGCTAAG GCAACGCTAAGGATGCGTCTGCGAATATCGTACCAGTCGGACGGCAACCCGGTGCAGGAGCAAACCGAGGTATCCGGCTTCCCGGAGGAACCTACCGAATGA
- the LOC1277731 gene encoding AP-1 complex subunit gamma-1 isoform X1, translating into MNASDHGFNPAFNMATIRQAINETIERVRIPTPTRLRDLIRQIRAARTAAEERAVVNRECAYIRSTFREEDSVWRCRNIAKLLYIHMLGYPAHFGQLECLKLTASPRFTDKRIGYLGAMLLLDERQDVHLLITNCLKNDLNSPTQFVVGLALCTLGAIASPEMARDLAGEVEKLMRSPNAYIRKKAALCAFRIIKRVPELMEIFLPATRSLLNEKNHGILIAGVTLITEMCEKSSDTLNHFKKDSGNQEIVPNLVRILKNLILAGYSPEHDVSGVSDPFLQVKILRLLRILGHNDPDASEAMNDILAQVATNTETSKNVGNTILYETVLSIMDIKSEGGLRVLAVNILGRFLLNSDKNIRYVALNTLLRTVHADISAVQRHRTTILECLKDPDVSIRRRAMELSFALINSQNIRAMSKELLVFLEKADPEFKAQCSSRMVHVAERYATSIRWRLDTLLSVLIAAGNYVRDDVVSSTIHLILNSPPEEQAYIGLRLWSSVHNVANSEEKQPLLQVAVWTIGEYGDLLLSSERIEDVEIPAEHQLVDIYQRLLWSTSVSTTTKQYALVSLAKLSTRIRTKEEETRVKQMIEAFGSHLNIDLQQRGVEFAQLFRDYSHLRPALLEKMPKIQKTLPNGTDAEGGGFDDQQPTIDLIEGGDDGDSSLMINTSGGMVGKMGSDSRALLDLLGGGDDPIDGLALTPTADVLISGSTTATTNGKSGVGGAPLPPTTGNNQDLLDLLGSLDMPASTPPAAVNSSLGASTPVLGGIGLDLNSLNDNSIKNGTGGPNLLANSSSFGGLDNLLNSNLSPTTMPAMLPGLGSPLGSGLGSLTSPTSPTGLVSTNGTTGSLFSDFSAAVINNNDEHAKLLTALDKNGILVQLSAKHTGGALQILMTATNNSLTTLEQYLFQAAVPRSFSLQMLSPSGSTLPPGGTITQEMRVTSTAKATLRMRLRISYQSDGNPVQEQTEVSGFPEEPTE; encoded by the exons GTTCAATCCAGCGTTTAACATGGCCACGATACGACAAGCGATCAACGAAACGATAGAACGAG TACGGATCCCGACACCGACCCGCCTGCGCGATCTCATCCGACAGATTCGGGCCGCCCGGACGGCGGCCGAGGAGCGGGCGGTGGTGAACCGCGAGTGCGCCTACATCCGCAGCACCTTCCGCGAGGAGGACTCGGTCTGGCGGTGTCGCAACATTGCCAAGCTGCTGTACATACACATGCTCGGCTATCCGGCCCACTTCGGCCAGCTCGAGTGTCTGAAGCTGACGGCCAGCCCGCGGTTCACCGACAAGCGGATCGGCTATCTCGgcgcgatgctgctgctggacgagcGGCAGGACGTCCATCTGCTGATTACCAACTGTTTGAAGAA TGACCTCAACAGTCCGACACAGTTCGTCGTGGGGCTGGCGCTCTGTACGCTCGGTGCGATCGCGTCCCCGGAGATGGCCCGGGACTTGGCAGGCGAGGTGGAAAAGCTAATGCGCTCGCCGAACGCGTACATCCGGAAAAAGGCCGCCCTGTGCGCGTTCCGGATCATCAAGCGGGTGCCGGAGCTGATGGAAATCTTTCTTCCGGCGACCCGGTCGCTGCTGAACGAGAAAAATCACG GAATTTTAATCGCTGGCGTCACACTCATCACGGAGATGTGCGAAAAGAGTTCCGACACGCTGAATCACTTTAAAAAG GATAGTGGAAATCAAGAG ATTGTGCCGAATCTGGTGCGAATCCTGAAAAATCTGATACTGGCTGGCTACTCGCCGGAGCACGACGTGAGCGGCGTTAGTGATCCATTCCTGCAG GTGAAAATCTTACGTCTGCTAAGAATCCTCGGACACAACGATCCGGACGCGTCGGAAGCGATGAACGACATACTGGCACAGGTGGCAACCAACACGGAGACGAGCAAAAACGTGGGCAACACTATCCTCTACGAGACGGTGCTTTCCATTATGGATATCAA ATCCGAAGGTGGCCTTCGTGTGCTGGCGGTGAACATACTCGGCCGGTTCCTGCTGAACAGCGACAAGAACATCCGGTACGTCGCGCTGAACACGCTGCTGCGGACGGTGCACGCGGACATCTCGGCGGTGCAGCGGCACCGCACCACGATACTGGAGTGCCTGAAGGATCCGGACGTCTCGATCAGGCGGCGAGCGATGGAGCTCTCGTTTGCGCTGATCAACTCGCAAAACATACGCGCCATGTCGAAGGAGCTGCTCGTGTTTCTCGAGAAGGCGGACCCGGAGTTTAAGGCGCAGTGCAGCAGCCGCATGGTGCACGTGGCGGAGCGGTACGCCACCTCGATTCGCTGGCGGTTGGACACGCTGCTCAGCGTGCTGATAGCG GCTGGCAATTATGTGCGCGATGACGTGGTGTCGTCTACGATTCATCTCATTCTCAACAGTCCACCGGAGGAACAGGCGTACATCGGGCTGCGTCTCTGGAGCTCGGTGCACAATGTGGCCAACTCGGAGGAAAAACAGCCGCTGCTGCAGGTGGCCGTGTGGACGATCGGAGAGTACGGCGATCTGTTGCTCAGCTCGGAAAGAATCGAAG ATGTTGAAATCCCTGCAGAACATCAGCTGGTCGATATCTATCAGCGGCTGCTCTGGTCTACCTCGGtttcgacgacgacgaaacaGTACGCTCTGGTGTCGCTGGCCAAGCTGAGCACACGCATCCGCACGAAGGAAGA AGAGACACGCGTGAAGCAAATGATCGAAGCGTTCGGTTCCCATCTGAACATCGATCTGCAGCAGCGAGGCGTCGAGTTTGCGCAGCTCTTCCGCGACTATAGCCATCTGCGGCCGGCACTGCTCGAGAAGATGCCGAAGATACAGAAAACGCTTCCAAATGGCACGGACGCTGAGGGCGGTGGCTTTGACGATCAGCAACCCACCATCGACCTGATCGAGGGTGGTGATGACGGTGACTCCTCGCTGATGATCAACACCTCCGGTGGTATGGTTGGCAAGATGGGATCGGATTCG CGCGCCCTGCTCGATCTGCTCGGTGGAGGGGACGATCCGATCGATGGGCTGGCCCTGACGCCGACCGCCGATGTGCTCATTTCCGGCAGCACAACCGCCACCACGAACGGCAAATCGGGGGTCGGCGGTGCACCGCTACCCCCCACGACCGGCAACAATCAGGATTTGCTCGATCTGCTCGGCAGTCTCGATATGCCGGCCAGCACACCGCCGGCCGCTGTCAATTCGTCGCTCGGCGCCAGCACACCGGTGCTCGGCGGTATCGGGCTCGATTTGAACAGCCTGAATGACAATAGCATCAAGAACGGTACCGGCGGACCGAACCTGCTGGCCAACTCTTCCTCCTTCGGTGGGCTCGACAATCTGCTAAACTCCAACCTGTCGCCAACGACGATGCCGGCGATGCTGCCGGGGCTGGGCTCGCCGCTCGGCAGTGGACTGGGCAGCCTTACCAGCCCCACCTCACCGACGGGGCTCGTGAGTACGAACGGCACGACCGGCAGTTTGTTTAGCGATTTTTCGGCGGCAGTTATCAACAACAACGAT GAACATGCCAAACTGTTGACGGCGCTGGATAAAAATGGTATCCTGGTGCAACTGTCCGCGAAGCATACGGGCGGTGCATTGCAGATCCTGATGACGGCGACCAACAATTCGCTCACCACCCTCGAGCAGTATCTTTTCCAG GCGGCCGTTCCGAGAAGCTTCTCGCTGCAGATGCTCTCCCCATCGGGCTCTACGTTACCGCCCGGTGGAACGATAACGCAGGAAATGCGTGTTACTAGCACAGCTAAG GCAACGCTAAGGATGCGTCTGCGAATATCGTACCAGTCGGACGGCAACCCGGTGCAGGAGCAAACCGAGGTATCCGGCTTCCCGGAGGAACCTACCGAATGA